A DNA window from Engystomops pustulosus chromosome 10, aEngPut4.maternal, whole genome shotgun sequence contains the following coding sequences:
- the IL17RC gene encoding interleukin-17 receptor C isoform X1, with translation MKHLAFCCLLLALSLHYRICVLQDAGLETLPSDAQAVSCTGDLQCNSSEVLCYPGEAETAEFPVLIPTDIRAKTVKKCDGDACHVWLQVTIDMSVALVSEPSDEFGSDDCDDYYYDDYEDDYDYYPEGDDSTDVNLYIKVNKSSNDSQLCANLYIWQVVPASFMCTLVRVSLPPTSIPRSTNCTKVGSVIYNLNAMPGTDFNITIFTNPSYNKDLHVHHYVPGCLDLDPKENIVECEAPILEMTDHGDNISIQLVEETSARNTTLRVYYDSRYKMNDTRRTALGEQYYILHKSMMVPCLCFQAWYNDLKDAVRSLCCPFKNLSEETNLKKSAFAVTIEGKTLSYKLSAPCNVTGNLSLCWRPDDQSQCHEIPDSRKEILSEEKGIVNLAHLHPSLCLQVAVKGNVLHTYCLHDGGTGPERNEATVLVWKLPQENTFCFVGRSKCITLQDVTGQMRGGAELLNQKIVEDFMTDQCTKIYISNTKDEFYACNMEKYSRSKWNWSRALCLFVIACFVLVLILKNENLKKCLKSVTAEKSNGEIFNERRILILYSPDNQEYENLVHVFASSLKALQLDVVLDQWHRVKMSEMSPVPWYHQEKRLVLEKQGLIILLFSEGAKERYMAWQTQDPARHIDLDPYQTFGAVLNCVLSDFCNRKVDGQYVVATLSPSHVACVPETFKSVPVYELPLRLEKLLKEIAGVRAKKLGHKHVKRLSNEIRDKLSGRNRLDQSGDVAVELQPLV, from the exons ATGAAGCACCTGGCTTTCTGCTGCCTCCTCCTGGCATTGAGCTTACACTATAGGATCTGTGTATTGCAGGATGCTGGACTGGAGACCCTTCCCAGTGATGCACAAGCCGTCAGCTGCACAGGG gatCTGCAGTGCAACTCCTCTG AAGTTTTGTGTTATCCCGGAGAAGCAGAGACGGCGGAATTTCCTGTTTTGATACCGACGGATATCAGAGCGAAAACAGTGAAAAAGTGCGATGGTGATGCGTGTCATGTCTGGCTTCAAGTCACAATCGACATGTCCGTGGCTTTAGTGTCAG AACCCTCTGATGAATTTGGCTCAGATGACTGTGACGACTATTATTATGATGACTATGAAGATGATTATGACTATTACCCAGAAGGTGATGACTCGACAGACGTCAACCTGTATATAAAGGTCAATAAATCCAGCAATG ATTCCCAGCTCTGTGCCAACCTGTATATCTGGCAGGTAGTGCCAGCCAGTTTTATGTGCACCCTGGTGAGGGTTTCATTGCCTCCGACATCTATTCCTCGAAGTACAAACTGCACCAAAGTG GGATCTGTAATATATAATCTTAACGCTATGCCCGGCACTGACTTCAACATAACAATATTCACAAACCCCAGCTACAATAAGGACCTGCATGTGCATCATTATGTCCCTG GTTGCCTAGATTTGGATCCAAAGGAAAATATAGTGGAATGTGAAG CACCCATCCTGGAAATGACTGACCATGGGGACAATATATCTATTCAGCTTGTGGAAGAAACCTCTGCCAGGAATACTACGTTAAGAGTCTACTATGACTCGAGATACAAAATGAATGACACTCGACGCACTGCA TTGGGAGAACAATATTACATTCTGCATAAGTCGATGATGGTTCCCTGTCTTTGTTTTCAG GCTTGGTATAATGACCTCAAAGATGCTGTCAGAAGTTTATGTTGTCCATTTAAAAATC TTTCCGAAGAGACGAATCTGAAGAAAAGTGCGTTCGCGGTGACGATAGAGGGCAAGACGCTTTCCTATAAACTATCAGCACCGTGTAATGTAACTGGCAATCTATCACTGTGTTGGAGACCCGACGACCAGTCGCAATGTCATGAGATTCCTGACAGCAGGAAGGAGATTTTAAGTGAG GAAAAAGGAATCGTGAACCTGGCGCATCTGCACCCCTCACTCTGCCTCCAG GTGGCGGTCAAAGGGAACGTCTTGCACACCTACTGTTTACATGATGGTG GGACCGGACCGGAGAGGAATGAAGCCACCGTCCTTGTCTGGAAGCTTCCGCAGGAAAATACCTTCTGCTTTGTGGGAAGGAGCAAGTGCATCACATTACAAGATGTAACCGGACAG ATGAGAGGAGGAGCAGAATTGCTTAACCAGAAGATAGTGGAAGATTTCATGACGGATCAATGTACCAAG atcTACATCTCAAATACAAAGGACGAATTCTATGCCTGTAACATGGAAAAGT attccagGTCCAAATGGAACTGGTCCCGGGCGCTGTGCCTTTTTGTCATTGCCTGCTTTGTTCTGGTTCTAAtcttaaaaaatgaaaatctgaAAA AATGTTTGAAGTCGGTGACTGCCGAAAAATCCAATG GTGAAATCTTCAATGAGCGCAGAATTTTGATCCTCTATTCTCCCGACAACCAAGAATATGAAAACCTAGTGCACGTGTTTGCCTCTTCTTTGAAGGCTCTCCAGTTGGATGTGGTGTTGGACCAATGGCACCGAGTTAAAATGAGTGAAATGAGCCCCGTGCCTTGGTACCACCAAGAGAAACGACTCGTTCTTGAGAAACAAGGCTTGatcatcctcctcttctctgaAGGAGCCAAAGAGAGGTACATGGCATGGCAGACACAGGATCCAGCAAGACACATCGACCTAGATCCCTACCAAACGTTCGGAGCCGTGCTGAACTGTGTACTCTCCGACTTTTGTAACAGGAAGGTGGATGGACAATATGTTGTTGCCACTTTAAGTCCTTCTCACGTGGCCTGTGTCCCTGAGACGTTCAAGTCAGTTCCTGTCTATGAGCTACCGCTGCGTCTTGAAAAGCTATTGAAGGAAATTGCGGGGGTGCGGGCCAAGAAACTGGGCCATAAGCATGTGAAGAGATTGTCTAACGAAATACGGGACAAACTCTCCGGAAGGAATAGGCTGGACCAGTCAGGAGATGTTGCTGTTGAATTACAACCCTTAGTGTAG
- the IL17RC gene encoding interleukin-17 receptor C isoform X2, whose protein sequence is MISVLYGGHYSSTERSMDLQCNSSEVLCYPGEAETAEFPVLIPTDIRAKTVKKCDGDACHVWLQVTIDMSVALVSEPSDEFGSDDCDDYYYDDYEDDYDYYPEGDDSTDVNLYIKVNKSSNDSQLCANLYIWQVVPASFMCTLVRVSLPPTSIPRSTNCTKVGSVIYNLNAMPGTDFNITIFTNPSYNKDLHVHHYVPGCLDLDPKENIVECEAPILEMTDHGDNISIQLVEETSARNTTLRVYYDSRYKMNDTRRTALGEQYYILHKSMMVPCLCFQAWYNDLKDAVRSLCCPFKNLSEETNLKKSAFAVTIEGKTLSYKLSAPCNVTGNLSLCWRPDDQSQCHEIPDSRKEILSEEKGIVNLAHLHPSLCLQVAVKGNVLHTYCLHDGGTGPERNEATVLVWKLPQENTFCFVGRSKCITLQDVTGQMRGGAELLNQKIVEDFMTDQCTKIYISNTKDEFYACNMEKYSRSKWNWSRALCLFVIACFVLVLILKNENLKKCLKSVTAEKSNGEIFNERRILILYSPDNQEYENLVHVFASSLKALQLDVVLDQWHRVKMSEMSPVPWYHQEKRLVLEKQGLIILLFSEGAKERYMAWQTQDPARHIDLDPYQTFGAVLNCVLSDFCNRKVDGQYVVATLSPSHVACVPETFKSVPVYELPLRLEKLLKEIAGVRAKKLGHKHVKRLSNEIRDKLSGRNRLDQSGDVAVELQPLV, encoded by the exons ATGATCTCCGTGCTGTATGGGGGTCATTATTCTTCTACAGAAAGATCTATG gatCTGCAGTGCAACTCCTCTG AAGTTTTGTGTTATCCCGGAGAAGCAGAGACGGCGGAATTTCCTGTTTTGATACCGACGGATATCAGAGCGAAAACAGTGAAAAAGTGCGATGGTGATGCGTGTCATGTCTGGCTTCAAGTCACAATCGACATGTCCGTGGCTTTAGTGTCAG AACCCTCTGATGAATTTGGCTCAGATGACTGTGACGACTATTATTATGATGACTATGAAGATGATTATGACTATTACCCAGAAGGTGATGACTCGACAGACGTCAACCTGTATATAAAGGTCAATAAATCCAGCAATG ATTCCCAGCTCTGTGCCAACCTGTATATCTGGCAGGTAGTGCCAGCCAGTTTTATGTGCACCCTGGTGAGGGTTTCATTGCCTCCGACATCTATTCCTCGAAGTACAAACTGCACCAAAGTG GGATCTGTAATATATAATCTTAACGCTATGCCCGGCACTGACTTCAACATAACAATATTCACAAACCCCAGCTACAATAAGGACCTGCATGTGCATCATTATGTCCCTG GTTGCCTAGATTTGGATCCAAAGGAAAATATAGTGGAATGTGAAG CACCCATCCTGGAAATGACTGACCATGGGGACAATATATCTATTCAGCTTGTGGAAGAAACCTCTGCCAGGAATACTACGTTAAGAGTCTACTATGACTCGAGATACAAAATGAATGACACTCGACGCACTGCA TTGGGAGAACAATATTACATTCTGCATAAGTCGATGATGGTTCCCTGTCTTTGTTTTCAG GCTTGGTATAATGACCTCAAAGATGCTGTCAGAAGTTTATGTTGTCCATTTAAAAATC TTTCCGAAGAGACGAATCTGAAGAAAAGTGCGTTCGCGGTGACGATAGAGGGCAAGACGCTTTCCTATAAACTATCAGCACCGTGTAATGTAACTGGCAATCTATCACTGTGTTGGAGACCCGACGACCAGTCGCAATGTCATGAGATTCCTGACAGCAGGAAGGAGATTTTAAGTGAG GAAAAAGGAATCGTGAACCTGGCGCATCTGCACCCCTCACTCTGCCTCCAG GTGGCGGTCAAAGGGAACGTCTTGCACACCTACTGTTTACATGATGGTG GGACCGGACCGGAGAGGAATGAAGCCACCGTCCTTGTCTGGAAGCTTCCGCAGGAAAATACCTTCTGCTTTGTGGGAAGGAGCAAGTGCATCACATTACAAGATGTAACCGGACAG ATGAGAGGAGGAGCAGAATTGCTTAACCAGAAGATAGTGGAAGATTTCATGACGGATCAATGTACCAAG atcTACATCTCAAATACAAAGGACGAATTCTATGCCTGTAACATGGAAAAGT attccagGTCCAAATGGAACTGGTCCCGGGCGCTGTGCCTTTTTGTCATTGCCTGCTTTGTTCTGGTTCTAAtcttaaaaaatgaaaatctgaAAA AATGTTTGAAGTCGGTGACTGCCGAAAAATCCAATG GTGAAATCTTCAATGAGCGCAGAATTTTGATCCTCTATTCTCCCGACAACCAAGAATATGAAAACCTAGTGCACGTGTTTGCCTCTTCTTTGAAGGCTCTCCAGTTGGATGTGGTGTTGGACCAATGGCACCGAGTTAAAATGAGTGAAATGAGCCCCGTGCCTTGGTACCACCAAGAGAAACGACTCGTTCTTGAGAAACAAGGCTTGatcatcctcctcttctctgaAGGAGCCAAAGAGAGGTACATGGCATGGCAGACACAGGATCCAGCAAGACACATCGACCTAGATCCCTACCAAACGTTCGGAGCCGTGCTGAACTGTGTACTCTCCGACTTTTGTAACAGGAAGGTGGATGGACAATATGTTGTTGCCACTTTAAGTCCTTCTCACGTGGCCTGTGTCCCTGAGACGTTCAAGTCAGTTCCTGTCTATGAGCTACCGCTGCGTCTTGAAAAGCTATTGAAGGAAATTGCGGGGGTGCGGGCCAAGAAACTGGGCCATAAGCATGTGAAGAGATTGTCTAACGAAATACGGGACAAACTCTCCGGAAGGAATAGGCTGGACCAGTCAGGAGATGTTGCTGTTGAATTACAACCCTTAGTGTAG